A genomic window from Tenebrio molitor chromosome X, icTenMoli1.1, whole genome shotgun sequence includes:
- the morgue gene encoding uncharacterized protein morgue, with the protein MPPEDTFAICDTFSDGDCLKNGDKENHLKVNGYRTNLYVILSTSCYTCNGYYGPCFEDPVCSTCHAFLFPNTAPTLERPLTFERSSDSDSGNDEPVDNSQESMPTVYDELVGKMAPVRVDTLAKELQRLSAVTHQYTDMNLELFPPEVLMHMFQYLDEISLWSIGQVCSRWREILFMCVKFERWKDFIRLRWPLLPIDNYDQDWYELYTAMMLSSCCLKCVKQMAAQKLPPHWEESSWRRHRLRTEIKAMRNDPLDGIEAMPLDVNCCHWQATIEGPAGSPYEGGLFFLYIQVPRSYPLDPPIVRFITKIFHPNVSRHGDIGIDSIHHNWSLALTISKLLISIQSLLTDPFCDVCMEPEIGNMYLKNRKAFEEQAKLWTAHHAMHDMLPH; encoded by the exons ATGCCGCCGGAGGATACTTTTGCAATTTGCGACACTTTTTCTGATGGAGATTGTCTGAAAAATGGAGATAAGGAGAaccatttaaaagtaaatgGTTACAGAACCAACCTATATGTGATTTTATCA ACATCATGTTACACTTGCAACGGTTATTATGGACCATGTTTTGAGGATCCAGTCTGTTCAACATGTCACGCTTTTCTTTTCCCCAACACAGCTCCAACATTGGAGCGCCCTTTAACATTTGAA AGGTCGAGTGATAGCGACTCTGGAAACGACGAACCTGTTGATAACAGTCAGGAGAGCATGCCAACTGTATATGACGAATTAGTAGGAAAAATGGCTCCTGTCCGTGTTGACACTTTAGCAAAAGAATTACAAAGGTTATCTGCTGTAACGCACCAGTATACTGACATGAACTTAGAATTGTTCCCGCCCGAAG TTCTCATGCACATGTTCCAGTACTTGGATGAAATTTCTTTGTGGAGTATAGGTCAGGTTTGTAGTAGATGGCGCGAGATACTATTTATGTGTGTAAAATTCGAACGTTGGAAAGATTTTATCCGGTTGAGGTGGCCTTTGCTGCCTATAGACAATTATGACCAAGACTGGTATGAA TTGTATACAGCGATGATGCTCAGTTCGTGTTGTTTGAAATGTGTCAAACAAATGGCCGCTCAAAAGTTACCACCCCATTGGGAGGAAAGTTCTTGGCGAAGACATCGCCTCAGAACGGAGATCAAAGCGATGAGAAATGACCCTCTGGATGGAATCGAAGCGATGCCGCTCGATGTTAATTGTTGTCACTGGCAGGCCACAATTGAAGGACCAGCTGGAAGTCCTTACGAGGGtggtttattttttctctACATTCAAGTACCAAGGTCCTATCCTCTAGATCCCCCGATTGTTAGATTTATAACGAAGATATTTCACCCGAACGTGTCAAGACACGGCGATATTGGTATCGATTCTATCCACCATAATTGGTCATTGGCACTAACCATCAGTAAGCTCTTGATTTCCATACAGTCATTGCTCACAGATCCGTTTTGTGAT GTTTGTATGGAACCGGAAAttggaaatatgtatttgaagAATAGAAAAGCCTTCGAAGAACAAGCCAAATTATGGACTGCTCATCATGCTATGCATGACATGTTACCACATTGA